A single window of Gammaproteobacteria bacterium DNA harbors:
- a CDS encoding multifunctional CCA addition/repair protein, whose translation MKIYLVGGAVRDKLLGLPVHERDWLVVGATPEEMLAQGYRPVGKDFPVFLHPETHEEYALARTERKSGHGYHGFTMHAAPDVTLEQDLLRRDLTINAIVETPQGELIDPYGGQDDLRNGTLRHVSPAFAEDPVRILRVARFAARFARQGFRVSEDTNILMQDMIRSGEADYLVAERVWKEMEKALGEDEPMRFFEVLRACGGLAVLFPEIEALFGVPQPLHYHPEEDTGIHTMMVLEQAARLSQNTTIRFAALVHDLGKALTPKEEWPSHHGHEGRGEAPLKQLCDRLKVPREYRELAQVVTQYHGHYHRACELRPATLLKLLKATDIFRRPQRLGDFLLACKADSRGRLGFEDKEFPQGDYLQAAGEAVRAIDTQALLDEGWQGKELGEELDRRRVQALAQMKKEYVYPGDPG comes from the coding sequence ATGAAAATTTATCTGGTAGGAGGTGCGGTACGCGATAAGCTGTTAGGCCTCCCCGTGCATGAGCGTGACTGGTTGGTGGTGGGTGCGACCCCGGAAGAGATGCTGGCGCAGGGTTATCGTCCCGTTGGCAAGGATTTTCCAGTATTCCTGCATCCCGAGACTCACGAAGAATATGCATTAGCACGTACCGAGCGTAAGAGTGGGCACGGCTATCATGGCTTCACCATGCATGCTGCCCCAGATGTAACGCTGGAACAGGATTTGTTACGCCGTGATCTAACCATTAACGCCATTGTCGAGACACCCCAGGGTGAGTTGATTGATCCCTATGGTGGACAAGACGACTTGCGTAACGGAACACTGCGGCATGTTTCTCCCGCTTTTGCCGAAGATCCCGTGCGTATCTTGCGCGTTGCCCGTTTTGCCGCCCGTTTTGCACGCCAGGGTTTCCGTGTCAGCGAAGATACCAATATCTTGATGCAGGATATGATTCGCTCGGGCGAGGCGGATTACCTGGTCGCCGAACGGGTCTGGAAGGAGATGGAAAAGGCACTTGGCGAGGATGAACCCATGCGCTTCTTTGAAGTGTTACGCGCCTGCGGAGGATTGGCAGTGTTGTTTCCCGAGATCGAGGCACTGTTTGGTGTACCTCAACCCCTGCATTATCACCCGGAAGAGGATACTGGTATTCACACTATGATGGTACTAGAGCAAGCCGCGCGTCTGAGCCAGAATACCACCATACGTTTTGCCGCCCTGGTACATGACCTGGGCAAGGCACTAACCCCAAAAGAAGAATGGCCCAGTCATCATGGCCACGAAGGGCGTGGTGAAGCACCGTTAAAACAACTCTGTGATCGACTCAAGGTACCACGCGAATACCGTGAACTGGCACAGGTAGTGACACAATATCACGGGCATTATCACCGCGCCTGCGAGTTGCGCCCAGCAACCCTGTTAAAACTATTAAAGGCCACCGATATTTTTCGACGACCCCAACGACTAGGCGATTTCCTGCTCGCCTGCAAGGCCGATTCACGCGGTCGCCTCGGTTTTGAGGACAAGGAATTTCCGCAGGGCGATTATCTGCAAGCCGCCGGCGAGGCGGTCAGAGCCATTGATACCCAAGCACTGCTTGATGAAGGCTGGCAAGGAAAAGAACTGGGTGAAGAACTGGATCGCAGACGGGTACAGGCACTGGCACAGATGAAAAAAGAATACGTCTATCCTGGCGATCCAGGTTAG